The following are encoded together in the Bradymonas sediminis genome:
- a CDS encoding outer membrane beta-barrel domain-containing protein, producing MFKLKMLTLSSSRASLAWLVAILMLALATPAFANDTDKEDFEDTIHVVQRKPVLQKGRFDLTPRFGMSVNDSMYRHFKVGANANYHFTESFYVGALFDWYNFGETLGGPTGAFKASQNATGSISDAAVVNWSGGLELGYVPLVGKFAFAESFIIYYDFAISAGAEYIDSQSIALPASSGGPGGTVALTTRVFFNDWLALNLEVRDLIFSADLKGQQGALTNIVTVAAGLSFYLPTAFEYSQPEED from the coding sequence ATGTTTAAATTGAAAATGCTGACTCTATCTTCGTCGCGTGCTTCACTGGCCTGGCTTGTCGCCATTTTGATGCTGGCGCTCGCTACGCCCGCGTTCGCCAATGACACCGACAAAGAAGATTTCGAAGACACCATTCACGTGGTTCAGCGAAAACCGGTCCTACAAAAAGGCCGCTTCGACCTGACCCCGCGATTTGGCATGTCGGTCAATGATTCGATGTATCGCCACTTCAAGGTGGGGGCCAACGCCAATTACCATTTCACCGAGAGCTTCTACGTCGGAGCGCTCTTTGATTGGTATAATTTTGGCGAGACCCTGGGCGGACCTACGGGGGCGTTTAAAGCGTCTCAGAACGCGACCGGCTCGATCTCTGACGCCGCCGTCGTGAATTGGTCGGGTGGACTCGAGCTTGGATACGTGCCGCTGGTCGGCAAATTCGCGTTCGCCGAGTCGTTTATCATCTATTATGACTTCGCTATCAGCGCGGGCGCCGAGTATATCGACTCGCAGAGCATCGCGCTGCCGGCCTCCAGCGGTGGGCCCGGCGGCACGGTCGCGTTGACCACGCGGGTCTTCTTCAACGATTGGCTGGCGCTGAACCTCGAGGTTCGCGACCTAATCTTCTCGGCCGATCTAAAAGGCCAGCAAGGTGCGCTTACCAATATCGTTACGGTCGCCGCGGGCTTGAGTTTCTACCTGCCGACCGCCTTTGAATATAGTCAGCCGGAAGAAGATTAA
- a CDS encoding DUF4350 domain-containing protein codes for MSRNAARTRLIASVLCCAFLLIPQGFSGLSVTPASAQGFGPSITPQPRKTDYHPDNQAWSGLSEFVALAATQRVEVELTETLDWSAIGAQDIVIALHPLDPLQVENAGNYILDGGMMLYAIEGGSSYPFLDRLGIRYLDVQNGELPHDRFVEENPNLPIFSPTGAHALIDDVQSLVANHPTVLLNVGGPVVAYAEGGGLVYDMNFGDGKVVALADASMLINQMLQVADNAKFARNTLQYLCADRKPCRAILLVENFEQRGTYINTGDKHADKNTWSRWIREFNETLSQMMQDVPVSRLLYYLGILLAGGLALYLAAVFRLRAGRPYSAHIEKGGQNELPPQSEFDWNLARFGRGGRETNYALALAILKEQFEELFLDALDKWPIPADERPTVAVLASEYRRRFLRDAPDAKKLERQARDLLATYASIPTRHRVFLDSDAYFSERDLIKIYRSTREILRRMGLEEEYERRTRDLV; via the coding sequence ATGAGTCGAAACGCCGCGCGAACGCGTCTCATTGCGAGTGTTTTGTGTTGTGCATTTCTTCTGATTCCGCAGGGGTTTAGCGGGCTTAGCGTGACACCGGCAAGCGCGCAGGGCTTTGGGCCGTCGATCACCCCACAGCCGCGCAAAACCGATTATCACCCCGATAATCAGGCCTGGAGCGGGCTGTCCGAATTCGTGGCGTTGGCCGCGACGCAGCGCGTCGAAGTGGAGCTCACCGAGACCCTTGATTGGTCGGCCATTGGCGCGCAGGATATCGTCATCGCGCTCCACCCGCTGGACCCGCTTCAGGTTGAAAACGCGGGCAATTATATCCTCGACGGCGGCATGATGCTCTACGCGATCGAGGGCGGCTCGAGCTATCCATTCTTGGACCGCCTCGGCATCCGCTACCTCGACGTGCAAAACGGCGAACTGCCGCATGACCGCTTCGTCGAAGAGAACCCGAACCTGCCGATCTTCTCGCCCACCGGCGCCCACGCGCTCATCGATGACGTCCAGTCACTGGTCGCCAATCACCCGACGGTCTTGCTCAACGTCGGCGGCCCGGTGGTGGCGTATGCCGAGGGCGGCGGGCTTGTCTATGATATGAATTTTGGTGACGGCAAGGTGGTCGCCCTGGCCGACGCGAGCATGCTAATCAACCAGATGCTTCAGGTCGCCGACAACGCCAAATTCGCGCGCAATACCCTGCAATATCTATGCGCTGACCGAAAGCCGTGTCGGGCCATCCTCCTGGTCGAAAATTTTGAGCAGCGCGGCACCTATATCAACACCGGCGATAAACATGCCGATAAAAACACCTGGAGTCGCTGGATTCGGGAGTTCAACGAGACGCTCAGCCAGATGATGCAGGACGTGCCAGTGAGCCGGCTGCTCTATTATCTTGGGATTCTTTTGGCCGGCGGGCTGGCGTTGTATTTGGCCGCGGTTTTTCGGCTGCGCGCCGGGCGACCCTATAGCGCGCATATCGAGAAGGGCGGGCAAAATGAGCTGCCGCCGCAGAGTGAGTTTGACTGGAACCTCGCGCGATTTGGGCGGGGAGGGCGTGAGACAAATTACGCCCTGGCGCTGGCCATCTTAAAGGAGCAATTCGAGGAGCTCTTTCTCGACGCGCTGGATAAATGGCCCATCCCGGCCGACGAGCGACCGACCGTTGCGGTGCTCGCCAGCGAGTATCGGCGCCGGTTTTTGCGCGACGCGCCCGACGCCAAAAAGCTCGAGCGCCAGGCGCGTGACCTGCTCGCGACCTACGCGAGCATCCCGACGCGCCACCGCGTATTCCTGGACAGCGACGCTTACTTTAGCGAGCGCGACCTGATAAAAATATACCGCAGCACGCGCGAGATTTTGCGCCGTATGGGGCTGGAGGAAGAATATGAACGACGTACCCGAGACCTGGTCTAA
- a CDS encoding lytic transglycosylase domain-containing protein: MIDAQKMGKQRQTRPKRRYFIAALMVLITTFALPSAAFAALYRYEAPDGTTLITTEKKGAGYKLLEVLSGPSPKASKPRPAAKPTSKRSNASTSQKSSAPKAAFKSSGSTRRGEHGFNDIIAEASEAYDVPYAFIKAVIRIESAFRPDAVSPVGAMGLMQLMPRTAASLNVTDAYDPRQNIYGGAKFLRILIDRYDGDINLILAAYNAGDVAVKRYGGIPYPQTRDYVASVYYWYKIYEKEQESR, translated from the coding sequence ATGATAGATGCGCAAAAAATGGGTAAGCAGCGCCAAACCCGCCCGAAACGCCGGTATTTTATCGCCGCGCTGATGGTGCTCATCACGACCTTCGCCCTGCCCTCGGCGGCGTTCGCCGCGCTGTATCGCTATGAGGCGCCGGACGGTACGACCCTCATCACGACCGAGAAAAAGGGCGCGGGATACAAGTTGCTCGAAGTGCTCTCGGGCCCTTCGCCCAAGGCCTCCAAACCCCGGCCAGCCGCAAAGCCGACGTCCAAGCGCAGCAACGCGTCGACTTCGCAAAAGAGCAGCGCGCCCAAGGCCGCCTTTAAGTCCAGCGGCTCCACCCGGCGCGGCGAGCACGGGTTCAATGACATTATCGCCGAGGCCAGCGAGGCATATGATGTGCCCTACGCCTTTATTAAGGCGGTGATTCGCATCGAGAGCGCGTTTCGCCCCGACGCGGTCAGCCCGGTCGGCGCCATGGGGCTGATGCAATTGATGCCGCGCACCGCCGCGAGCCTCAACGTCACCGACGCCTATGACCCGCGCCAGAATATCTACGGGGGCGCAAAATTTTTGCGCATCCTCATCGACCGCTATGACGGGGATATCAACCTGATATTGGCCGCCTATAACGCCGGTGACGTCGCGGTGAAACGCTACGGCGGGATTCCCTATCCGCAGACGCGCGATTATGTCGCGTCGGTGTATTATTGGTATAAAATTTACGAAAAAGAGCAGGAGTCTCGGTGA
- a CDS encoding DUF58 domain-containing protein, whose protein sequence is MAPHLSTRGLWVFVGALIFIGAGAFAERPVLLLMGEVMVGVLAISFLLCVVAALALDRRFVSIVCADAEDDKLRHISTAVRGEEKQLHIVIRNDAWIPLYGLQLKPYASEFLAFEDIPEHFHIPSGVRSALTIAVRAKRSGRWCLHGFDIYAADPLGLLITRDYLPCTHAMEVYPRSVQALGVGFKDTGTLARRHGTQRSRQRGGGSNVRELREYHPGDPLRNIAWKATARAGKLISRDYERDVDFSVYLLLDISTSMRGGQWQGQKLEHGIELVTEVAEKLCRARDRVGLMTFDEKLYGHIAPGASMLHLGHMLRHLVGVGAIVDPDFCEWSDTELVTRLADYLMIQERLDFRRTEPVDPDTGVNRDLLERWVRGTLPGDMARYDSGALRDGVVVNPPSALRQFAQLRGLAIPYRIEARLGLKERGLQESIEKVVTSTRSSQLIVVVTDLCGITSIDLLTRAIRLAKLKGHTLHFLVPFTPAYHDEVNGDEASKATERYHIARELFAIPEREERLRIAGNLRELNVRVDFLKPGQTAMQFLGL, encoded by the coding sequence GTGGCTCCTCACTTGAGCACGCGCGGCCTATGGGTTTTTGTGGGGGCGCTGATCTTCATCGGCGCCGGCGCCTTCGCCGAGCGCCCCGTCTTGTTGTTGATGGGCGAGGTGATGGTGGGCGTGTTGGCTATCTCGTTTTTGCTCTGCGTGGTGGCCGCGCTGGCGCTGGACCGACGCTTTGTGTCCATCGTGTGCGCCGACGCCGAAGACGACAAACTTCGCCACATATCAACCGCGGTGCGAGGCGAAGAAAAACAGCTGCATATCGTGATTCGAAACGACGCCTGGATCCCGCTCTATGGGCTTCAATTAAAGCCCTACGCCTCCGAGTTCCTGGCGTTCGAGGATATCCCGGAGCATTTTCATATCCCCTCGGGGGTTCGCTCCGCGCTGACGATTGCGGTGCGCGCCAAGCGCAGCGGACGTTGGTGCCTGCACGGGTTTGATATCTACGCCGCCGACCCGCTCGGCCTGCTGATTACCCGCGATTATTTGCCCTGCACACACGCTATGGAGGTCTACCCGCGCAGCGTTCAGGCGCTCGGGGTTGGCTTTAAGGACACCGGAACTCTGGCGCGCCGGCACGGCACCCAGCGAAGTCGGCAGCGCGGCGGTGGCAGCAATGTGCGCGAGCTGCGCGAGTACCACCCGGGCGACCCGCTGCGCAATATCGCCTGGAAGGCCACCGCGCGCGCCGGCAAGCTTATCTCGCGCGATTACGAGCGCGATGTCGACTTCAGCGTCTACCTGCTCCTGGATATCTCGACGTCGATGCGGGGCGGACAGTGGCAGGGCCAAAAGCTCGAGCATGGCATTGAGCTGGTCACGGAGGTTGCCGAAAAGCTCTGCCGCGCGCGCGACCGCGTGGGGTTGATGACCTTCGACGAGAAATTGTACGGGCATATCGCCCCGGGCGCCTCGATGTTGCACCTCGGGCATATGCTGCGCCACCTGGTCGGGGTCGGCGCCATCGTGGACCCGGATTTCTGCGAATGGTCCGACACCGAATTGGTCACCCGGCTCGCCGATTATTTGATGATCCAGGAGCGCCTCGATTTTCGGCGCACCGAGCCGGTGGACCCCGACACCGGCGTCAATCGCGACTTGCTGGAGCGCTGGGTCCGCGGAACTTTGCCCGGCGATATGGCGCGCTACGACTCGGGCGCGCTGCGCGACGGCGTGGTGGTCAATCCGCCGTCGGCGCTGCGTCAATTCGCCCAATTGCGCGGCCTCGCCATTCCCTATCGCATCGAAGCGCGCCTGGGGCTAAAGGAGCGCGGCCTTCAGGAGTCCATCGAGAAGGTCGTCACCTCGACCCGCAGCAGCCAACTCATCGTCGTGGTCACCGACCTCTGCGGCATCACCAGCATTGACCTGCTCACCCGCGCGATTCGCCTCGCTAAACTCAAAGGACATACCCTGCATTTCCTGGTCCCCTTTACCCCCGCCTACCACGACGAGGTTAACGGCGACGAAGCCTCCAAGGCCACCGAGCGCTACCATATCGCGCGCGAATTATTCGCCATCCCCGAGCGCGAAGAGCGCCTGCGCATCGCGGGGAACCTGCGCGAGCTCAACGTGCGCGTCGACTTCCTCAAGCCCGGCCAGACGGCCATGCAATTTCTGGGGCTATAG
- a CDS encoding outer membrane beta-barrel domain-containing protein — translation MMCQSLRRLFVALLVATATVASADVAFAQSERETARETGPVIRHKVLYRSTRFEMAPLVGMTLNDSYISNMMAGASLSYHLTNNWGLSLVGAYGVAQFDTELRTNTEAVLEQSAPDRLRRSSYSYIQWLAGAEVSYVPIVGKFSLFNSVIANYDIHVLGGFSFIGEEAEAAVEGEEVDPQLVGLRPAPMIGIGARLFLTDGISANLQVRDYLYNRTEVSTGTSNPEFTNNVMVSVGVSFFLPQGVKISR, via the coding sequence ATGATGTGTCAAAGCCTTCGTCGTCTCTTCGTCGCGCTCCTGGTTGCAACCGCGACCGTAGCGAGCGCCGACGTCGCCTTCGCGCAATCAGAGCGCGAAACTGCCCGCGAGACCGGACCGGTGATTCGGCATAAAGTCCTCTACCGTTCCACGCGCTTTGAAATGGCTCCCCTGGTCGGGATGACGCTCAACGACTCCTATATCTCGAATATGATGGCGGGCGCGTCGCTGTCCTACCATTTGACCAATAACTGGGGATTGAGCCTGGTGGGCGCGTACGGTGTCGCCCAATTTGACACCGAATTGCGCACCAATACCGAGGCGGTTCTCGAGCAGAGCGCGCCGGACCGCCTGCGCCGAAGCTCCTATTCCTATATTCAGTGGTTGGCCGGCGCCGAGGTTTCGTATGTGCCGATCGTCGGCAAATTCTCGCTGTTTAACTCGGTCATCGCCAACTACGATATTCATGTGCTCGGCGGCTTCTCCTTCATCGGTGAAGAGGCCGAGGCGGCGGTCGAGGGCGAAGAGGTTGACCCGCAGCTCGTGGGTCTGCGCCCCGCGCCGATGATCGGCATTGGCGCGCGTCTGTTTTTGACCGACGGCATCTCGGCCAACCTTCAGGTGCGCGATTATCTGTATAACCGCACCGAAGTGAGCACCGGGACGTCGAACCCCGAGTTCACCAACAACGTCATGGTCTCCGTGGGCGTGAGCTTCTTCCTGCCCCAGGGCGTCAAGATCTCGCGTTGA
- a CDS encoding AAA family ATPase, giving the protein MNDVPETWSKMHEDAPTKDEPAGELNLPEFIERYAAKIARVRAEVGRVFIGPDARVEELLVALFARGHILLEGVPGVAKTTLARAFSETLHAEFNRIQFTPDLLPSDITGTYIPNLNTNEFSLRRGPIFANIVLGDEINRAPAKTQSALLEAMQERQVTIDGVTHPLAAPFLVIATQNPIEQEGVYALPEAQLDRFLLKMVITYPTSEQEFRVIKTHQNPLKPVEQVLNSVDVIAIQKAVEGVHISDELIRYIVDLARYTREHEHSALGASPRAALALLRAAKARALIRERDFVLPDDVRALAPGVLTHRVLLVPQAQLSGLSAERIVAEALARVSYARDARGK; this is encoded by the coding sequence ATGAACGACGTACCCGAGACCTGGTCTAAAATGCACGAAGACGCGCCGACAAAAGACGAGCCGGCTGGCGAGCTGAACCTGCCCGAATTTATCGAGCGCTACGCGGCCAAGATCGCGCGGGTGCGCGCCGAGGTGGGGCGGGTCTTTATCGGCCCGGACGCGCGCGTCGAGGAGTTGCTCGTCGCGCTCTTTGCCCGCGGTCATATCCTGCTTGAGGGCGTGCCCGGCGTTGCTAAAACCACGCTCGCCCGGGCGTTTTCGGAGACCCTCCACGCGGAGTTTAATCGCATTCAATTCACCCCGGATTTGCTGCCGTCGGATATCACCGGCACCTATATTCCGAACCTTAACACCAATGAGTTTAGCCTTCGGCGCGGGCCGATTTTTGCCAATATCGTGCTCGGCGACGAGATCAACCGCGCGCCGGCGAAGACCCAGTCCGCGCTGCTCGAGGCGATGCAGGAGCGCCAGGTCACCATCGACGGCGTGACCCATCCGCTCGCCGCACCATTTTTGGTCATCGCCACCCAGAACCCCATCGAGCAAGAGGGCGTTTACGCGTTGCCCGAGGCGCAACTCGACCGATTTTTGCTCAAGATGGTCATCACCTACCCGACCTCCGAGCAGGAGTTTCGGGTGATTAAGACCCACCAGAATCCGCTCAAACCGGTGGAGCAGGTGCTCAATAGCGTCGACGTCATCGCGATCCAGAAGGCCGTGGAGGGCGTGCATATTTCGGATGAGCTCATCCGCTATATCGTCGATCTTGCCCGCTATACCCGCGAGCATGAGCATAGCGCGCTGGGCGCCTCGCCGCGCGCCGCCCTCGCGCTGCTGCGCGCGGCCAAGGCCCGGGCGCTTATCCGCGAGCGCGACTTCGTGCTCCCCGATGATGTGCGCGCGCTGGCCCCCGGGGTGCTGACCCACCGCGTGCTGCTGGTGCCGCAGGCGCAACTCTCGGGGCTTAGCGCCGAGCGCATCGTCGCCGAGGCGCTCGCGCGCGTCTCTTATGCGCGTGACGCCCGGGGGAAATAA
- the pgsA gene encoding CDP-diacylglycerol--glycerol-3-phosphate 3-phosphatidyltransferase has translation MSASTIRQDIVNLPNLITLGRIALIPITSLFIFYGDPISCLIAVLLFWVAGVSDWLDGYLARKQGLVSMTGKFLDPLADKLLVMATLLMLLPLGRISVWLVMIILSREISVMALRSIAAAEGMVIAAGQGGKFKTAFQMTGMLGLIIHYEYMVDYFFISFRLNFHLIGLWLLIISVGFSLHSAWEYFASFLQAIEGREAPAAEAEA, from the coding sequence GTGAGCGCATCCACGATTCGTCAGGATATTGTCAATCTCCCCAACCTCATCACGTTGGGGCGCATTGCGTTGATCCCGATTACCTCGCTATTCATCTTTTATGGGGACCCGATCTCGTGCTTGATCGCGGTGCTGCTGTTCTGGGTGGCCGGGGTGAGCGATTGGCTCGACGGGTATCTGGCGCGCAAGCAGGGCCTGGTGAGCATGACCGGAAAATTCCTGGACCCGCTGGCGGACAAATTATTGGTCATGGCGACGCTGTTGATGCTGCTGCCGCTGGGGCGCATCTCGGTGTGGCTGGTGATGATTATCCTGTCGCGCGAGATCAGCGTGATGGCGCTGCGAAGCATCGCGGCGGCCGAGGGCATGGTGATCGCGGCTGGTCAGGGCGGCAAATTCAAGACCGCCTTTCAGATGACCGGCATGCTCGGCCTCATCATTCACTACGAGTATATGGTGGATTATTTCTTCATCTCTTTTCGTCTTAATTTCCACCTGATCGGGCTGTGGCTGCTGATTATCTCGGTGGGCTTTAGCCTGCATAGTGCCTGGGAGTATTTCGCCAGCTTCCTGCAGGCGATTGAGGGGCGAGAGGCCCCGGCTGCCGAGGCAGAAGCGTAG
- a CDS encoding tetratricopeptide repeat protein, whose product MNFEQRALRARQSGDAVRAAVLLIEGLKRHPGEQTALALLCEIYIDDIDSSGLEYELSRVLVAQPDAEAYFAQVLDALRERQKMTMGRELIRAAGAEGLKVTWPPPRVVLPPEPEPEPEALAEPEPPGAPASTLEPADAGAAPDVTEHEKLTPLDDDELPASATHPREESFADFARLSPEAPARETDPSAATITANRPRTPDKAKPQPRRRKNVFVLIVLLLCVGGGALLWWKAAPPSLGVGALDSAIEMSDPALKASSTAIFGEAGANSKDERVSERRAFVAAVYAADWGEASAAVSTRETAWGLATSATSWALRGEFEKALSESARLERQYPGALPTHWARGFVAESRGQFAEALSHYLAGQAQYPKFAPFLSAQLRIALRQARPAQAQKLQDALGALSPDNPYNHLEIKLPTLSDFEGGTSEDAEETKSGVLPVARPQFVLAMQHLEQALNATRKGDWPGAREAAEASLKADAELGPALLVAAILRAGDLDISRADAAWARLAKTPGLSEDYRWFLQIAAPRSFSAAGRPDLGYKYAVQLKALGKVDPRELTEFNKALAPSKVGKKKAEGARSVAPKVTGLPESVMPLLSVENQLQDQPLAAEAILARAEVLTQLGLTRAAAESLELLDGVPDAQEKRAQMRVSIAIRDGELRQARALAASIKYSPLGDGARAQVAYYSGNYEDAIVLAGRALEHTQSVDISRALVLSHLSLGHGRLAGSLLTATPVAPLQRGAFRALTMRVERGGLANNVETHRADDAIFEGFLAVEPTSVERLVDLANHAFWRKDFKQARGLAEQALRLADSDPAAHWVMGLVEHISSQESAADRHFRAAWRRDPSDPLLLIEMGRIYLGMGKAKSAQGAFYRALLRDRRSTVALNGLGSAYLEFSRRTGVRDLSRILEGYQGESQYLAQSVETLRWLAILSGARDGKEAGHEYLQQAVALIGESADLLIELAQFHAARGETEEARKLFARVLEKDSTRADARIGLARMALKAGDKTKAAAQLRRYLRFAPAGEDAEWARETLERLQGEGGEKGDEHGTPSPATDDPPAPE is encoded by the coding sequence TTGAATTTCGAGCAGCGCGCACTAAGAGCACGTCAGAGCGGGGATGCAGTCCGCGCGGCGGTGTTGCTCATCGAGGGGCTTAAGCGTCACCCCGGTGAGCAGACCGCGCTGGCGTTGCTCTGCGAAATCTATATCGATGATATCGACAGCTCCGGGCTCGAATATGAGCTCTCGCGTGTGCTCGTCGCGCAGCCGGATGCCGAGGCGTATTTTGCCCAGGTTTTGGACGCACTGCGCGAGCGCCAGAAGATGACGATGGGGCGCGAGCTGATTCGGGCGGCCGGCGCCGAGGGGTTGAAGGTTACCTGGCCGCCGCCGCGCGTGGTGCTGCCTCCCGAACCCGAACCCGAACCCGAAGCGCTGGCTGAGCCCGAGCCGCCGGGAGCGCCTGCGTCGACGTTGGAGCCAGCGGACGCCGGCGCAGCTCCCGATGTCACGGAACACGAGAAATTAACGCCTCTCGATGACGATGAGCTCCCGGCTAGCGCGACTCATCCGCGCGAAGAGTCCTTCGCGGACTTCGCGCGCCTGTCGCCCGAGGCGCCTGCGCGCGAGACCGATCCCAGCGCTGCGACAATCACCGCGAATCGGCCGCGCACCCCGGATAAAGCCAAGCCGCAGCCGCGTCGGCGAAAAAACGTCTTCGTTCTCATCGTGCTGCTCCTCTGCGTCGGCGGCGGCGCGCTGTTGTGGTGGAAGGCCGCGCCGCCATCGCTTGGCGTCGGCGCGCTGGACTCGGCGATCGAGATGAGCGACCCGGCGCTAAAGGCGTCTTCCACGGCGATCTTCGGCGAGGCCGGGGCGAACTCGAAGGACGAAAGAGTAAGCGAGCGCCGGGCATTCGTCGCGGCGGTGTATGCCGCAGATTGGGGGGAAGCCTCGGCCGCGGTGAGCACCCGCGAGACGGCGTGGGGGTTGGCGACTTCGGCGACTTCCTGGGCGCTGCGCGGCGAGTTTGAGAAGGCGCTGTCGGAGTCGGCGCGCCTCGAGCGCCAATACCCCGGCGCGCTCCCAACGCATTGGGCGCGCGGGTTTGTGGCGGAGTCGCGCGGTCAATTCGCCGAGGCGCTGTCGCATTATCTGGCCGGCCAGGCGCAATACCCAAAATTCGCGCCATTTCTGAGCGCCCAACTTCGCATCGCCCTTCGGCAGGCGCGCCCCGCCCAGGCCCAAAAACTCCAAGACGCGCTCGGCGCGCTTAGCCCGGACAACCCCTATAATCATCTCGAGATTAAGTTGCCGACGCTGAGCGACTTCGAGGGCGGAACCTCGGAAGACGCCGAAGAGACAAAGTCCGGAGTTTTGCCGGTCGCGCGTCCTCAATTTGTCCTGGCTATGCAGCACCTTGAGCAGGCGCTTAACGCGACGCGAAAGGGCGATTGGCCCGGCGCGCGCGAGGCGGCCGAGGCGTCCCTAAAGGCCGACGCCGAGCTTGGGCCAGCCTTGCTCGTCGCGGCCATTTTGCGCGCCGGCGATCTCGACATTAGCCGCGCCGACGCAGCCTGGGCCCGCCTGGCGAAGACCCCGGGCTTGTCGGAGGACTATCGCTGGTTCTTGCAGATTGCCGCGCCGCGCTCATTTTCGGCCGCCGGGCGCCCGGACCTCGGCTATAAATACGCGGTGCAACTTAAGGCGTTGGGGAAGGTCGACCCGCGCGAATTGACCGAGTTTAATAAGGCGCTCGCGCCCAGCAAAGTTGGTAAAAAGAAGGCCGAAGGGGCGCGCAGTGTGGCCCCCAAAGTCACGGGGCTTCCCGAGTCGGTGATGCCGCTATTATCGGTTGAGAATCAACTTCAAGACCAACCCCTCGCCGCGGAGGCGATCCTCGCGCGCGCCGAAGTCCTGACTCAGCTCGGGCTCACCCGCGCGGCCGCCGAGTCGCTTGAATTGCTCGACGGCGTTCCCGATGCCCAAGAAAAGCGCGCGCAGATGCGCGTGAGTATCGCGATTCGCGACGGCGAGTTGCGCCAGGCGCGGGCGCTGGCGGCGAGCATTAAGTATAGCCCGTTGGGCGACGGCGCGCGCGCTCAGGTGGCGTATTATTCGGGCAATTATGAGGATGCCATCGTGCTGGCGGGGCGTGCGCTTGAGCACACGCAATCGGTCGATATCTCGCGGGCATTGGTGTTGAGCCACCTGTCGTTGGGGCACGGGCGCCTCGCCGGCTCATTGCTCACCGCCACTCCGGTCGCGCCGCTTCAGCGCGGGGCGTTTCGCGCGTTGACGATGCGGGTGGAGCGCGGCGGGCTGGCAAATAATGTCGAGACACATCGCGCCGATGACGCGATTTTTGAGGGCTTTCTGGCGGTCGAACCAACCTCGGTTGAGCGCCTGGTCGACCTGGCGAATCATGCCTTCTGGCGCAAAGATTTTAAGCAGGCCCGAGGGCTGGCCGAACAGGCGTTGCGCCTGGCTGATTCGGACCCCGCCGCCCATTGGGTGATGGGCCTGGTCGAGCATATCTCAAGTCAGGAATCCGCCGCGGATCGCCATTTTCGAGCCGCCTGGCGCAGAGACCCCTCCGACCCGTTACTCTTGATCGAGATGGGTCGGATTTACCTGGGCATGGGCAAGGCGAAGAGCGCCCAGGGGGCGTTCTACCGCGCGCTTTTGCGCGACCGAAGAAGCACCGTCGCGCTCAACGGGTTGGGCAGCGCCTATCTTGAGTTTTCGCGCCGCACGGGCGTGCGTGACCTCTCCAGGATTTTGGAAGGCTATCAGGGCGAGTCTCAATATCTGGCGCAGTCGGTCGAAACGCTGCGTTGGCTCGCGATTCTCAGCGGCGCCCGCGACGGTAAAGAGGCGGGGCACGAATACCTGCAGCAGGCGGTGGCGTTGATCGGTGAGTCTGCCGACCTCTTAATCGAGCTCGCCCAATTCCACGCCGCGCGCGGTGAGACCGAGGAGGCGCGAAAATTATTTGCTCGCGTCCTCGAAAAAGATTCCACGCGCGCCGACGCGCGCATTGGCCTTGCCCGCATGGCGCTAAAGGCTGGCGACAAGACCAAGGCGGCCGCCCAACTTCGTCGCTATCTTCGATTCGCCCCCGCCGGTGAGGACGCCGAATGGGCCCGCGAAACGCTCGAGCGCCTGCAGGGCGAGGGGGGCGAGAAGGGCGATGAGCACGGTACGCCGAGCCCCGCCACCGATGACCCGCCGGCGCCGGAATAG